From Myxococcales bacterium, a single genomic window includes:
- a CDS encoding EAL domain-containing response regulator → MKGERMEGSRRTVLLVDDDDAVRSAYLRVLTNAGFDVRAAADGESALQQLRNESFDAVVSDISMPGMDGVQLLREVRQHDRDLPVLLMTGRPSLETATQAIDHGVMKYLSKPVGADELTDAVRRATQLQQLGRAKREALRALGTMTGEGSDRAGLEASFERALESLWVAFQPIVSAADRQVFGYEALLRTEERTLPHPGAVIDAAERLGQLPRLGRVVRQRAAEAFAASDPTWLLFLNLHPEDLLDETLLDAGGPLSTLAGRIVLEITERMSLDSVPDARARVARLRSFGYRIAVDDLGAGYAGLASFVQMEPDFVKLDMSLIRDVHKSSLKRRLVRSMTSLCQEMGLGVVAEGVEIPEERDALVDLGLDLLQGYHFARPAQPFAQPTW, encoded by the coding sequence ATGAAGGGTGAGCGCATGGAGGGAAGCCGCCGCACGGTCCTGTTGGTCGACGACGATGACGCCGTCCGAAGTGCCTACTTGCGAGTGCTGACCAACGCTGGCTTCGATGTCCGCGCCGCTGCTGACGGCGAGTCTGCCCTCCAGCAGCTCCGCAACGAGTCGTTCGACGCCGTCGTGAGCGACATCTCGATGCCAGGCATGGACGGCGTGCAGCTTCTGCGAGAGGTGCGCCAGCACGATCGCGACCTGCCTGTGTTGCTGATGACCGGGAGGCCGAGCCTGGAGACTGCCACGCAGGCCATCGATCACGGCGTGATGAAGTACCTGTCGAAGCCCGTCGGCGCGGACGAGCTCACCGATGCCGTGCGCCGCGCCACGCAGCTCCAGCAGCTCGGCCGTGCGAAGCGCGAGGCGTTGAGGGCCCTCGGCACCATGACGGGCGAGGGGTCTGACCGGGCCGGACTGGAGGCGAGCTTCGAGCGCGCGCTGGAGTCGCTCTGGGTCGCCTTTCAGCCGATCGTGAGCGCCGCCGACCGGCAAGTCTTCGGGTACGAGGCTCTGCTGCGCACGGAGGAGCGGACGTTGCCGCATCCCGGCGCCGTGATCGACGCCGCGGAGCGGCTCGGGCAGCTGCCCCGCCTTGGGCGCGTAGTGCGCCAGCGCGCCGCCGAGGCGTTTGCTGCTTCTGATCCGACCTGGCTACTGTTCTTGAACCTGCATCCGGAGGACCTCCTCGACGAGACGTTGCTCGACGCCGGCGGCCCGCTCTCCACGCTCGCGGGCCGCATCGTGCTCGAGATTACGGAGCGCATGTCGCTTGACAGCGTCCCGGATGCGCGCGCGCGGGTGGCGCGGCTGCGCAGCTTCGGCTACCGCATCGCGGTTGACGACCTGGGGGCCGGCTATGCTGGGTTGGCCAGCTTCGTGCAGATGGAGCCAGACTTCGTCAAGCTCGATATGTCTCTGATCCGTGACGTCCACAAGAGCTCGCTCAAGCGGCGCCTCGTCCGCTCCATGACCTCGCTCTGTCAAGAGATGGGGCTGGGCGTGGTCGCAGAAGGGGTCGAAATACCGGAGGAACGCGACGCGCTCGTCGACCTCGGACTGGACCTCCTGCAGGGCTACCACTTCGCAAGGCCAGCCCAGCCATTCGCGCAGCCCACTTGGTGA